The Psychrosphaera ytuae genome includes a region encoding these proteins:
- a CDS encoding outer membrane beta-barrel protein, which yields MKKSALASMIALGLLAVTSTQSFAKSSEGINWNYVSASYASYSYDDEEDGLALNLSPAGYFLDGSFAVHDNVFVMAEYQSVTDSLSFPGFGSAFTIDVEEQQFRLGAGMNVPVSASSDLFGAVGYTNISYDVSSEFSSMEDDLDGLFLRGGLRGKFSPSLEVYGYFTYSTYDVDELEESVEDDVEAGEQVDDNETTVTVGARYFLTDQLSLNASYTALDEGNGYTLGMSYYF from the coding sequence ATGAAAAAGTCAGCATTAGCATCAATGATTGCCCTTGGCTTACTTGCAGTAACATCGACTCAATCTTTTGCTAAATCAAGCGAAGGTATTAATTGGAACTATGTTAGTGCCTCTTATGCGAGTTATTCATACGATGATGAAGAAGATGGCTTAGCGTTAAATCTCAGTCCGGCAGGATATTTTTTAGATGGCTCATTTGCTGTGCACGATAATGTGTTTGTAATGGCAGAGTATCAATCTGTAACGGACTCTTTGTCCTTTCCTGGTTTTGGTAGTGCATTTACCATCGACGTAGAAGAGCAACAGTTTCGTTTGGGTGCTGGTATGAATGTTCCAGTCTCGGCCTCGAGTGATTTGTTTGGCGCTGTTGGTTACACAAATATTAGCTACGATGTATCGTCAGAATTCTCATCAATGGAAGATGATTTAGACGGACTCTTTTTACGTGGTGGTTTGAGAGGTAAGTTTAGTCCCTCATTGGAAGTTTATGGCTATTTTACCTACTCAACTTATGATGTTGATGAGTTAGAAGAGAGTGTTGAAGATGACGTTGAGGCGGGCGAGCAAGTAGATGACAATGAAACAACCGTCACTGTAGGTGCTCGTTATTTCTTGACTGACCAGCTTTCACTAAATGCTTCGTATACAGCTTTGGATGAAGGGAACGGCTATACCCTAGGAATGAGTTATTACTTCTAA
- a CDS encoding multifunctional CCA addition/repair protein: MQIYLVGGAVRDKLLNYPIKDKDYLVTGATIEDMLAAGYQQVGKSFPVFLHPKSQQEYALARTEKKQGTGYTGFSCDFSPSITVEQDLLRRDLTINAMAEDQNGNIIDPFNGRRDIEQKLLRHVSNAFIEDPLRVLRVAKFAARYYHLGFSVAKETMELMSQIVASGEIDALIPERIWQETQAALLGRDPNIYFEVLRECGALKVLMPELDCLWGVPNPAKWHPEIDTGVHTMMVLKQACLLSDKLTVRFASLCHDLGKGLTPQDQWPHHYGHEKLGLKPIKQLCERLRVPNDCKELALLNSEFHTHVHKAFELRADTTIKLFDRLDAWRKEDRFYDFLTCCIADMRGRTGFEEAEYPQAELLKTLYQHAASINTKDIVAQGYKGQEIRTRLTELRIAAVKEKKASQN; the protein is encoded by the coding sequence ATGCAAATTTATCTGGTGGGCGGTGCCGTCCGTGACAAATTGTTAAATTATCCAATTAAAGATAAGGATTATTTAGTGACGGGCGCGACTATCGAAGACATGTTAGCGGCTGGCTATCAGCAAGTCGGTAAATCTTTTCCAGTGTTTTTGCATCCCAAGTCACAACAAGAATACGCCCTAGCCAGAACCGAAAAAAAACAAGGCACTGGGTACACCGGATTTAGCTGCGACTTTTCTCCATCTATTACCGTCGAACAAGATTTATTGCGCCGGGATTTAACGATTAATGCCATGGCCGAAGATCAAAATGGCAATATTATCGACCCGTTTAATGGCCGACGCGATATCGAACAAAAACTTCTGCGCCATGTCTCAAACGCTTTTATTGAAGATCCTTTACGAGTACTTAGAGTAGCCAAGTTTGCTGCGCGTTATTACCACCTAGGATTTTCTGTTGCCAAAGAAACGATGGAGCTCATGAGTCAAATAGTAGCCTCAGGCGAAATCGATGCCTTGATCCCTGAGCGAATTTGGCAAGAGACACAAGCTGCGCTCTTAGGGCGCGACCCGAATATTTATTTTGAAGTATTAAGAGAATGCGGTGCATTAAAAGTGCTAATGCCTGAACTAGATTGCCTTTGGGGAGTACCTAATCCCGCCAAATGGCACCCAGAGATCGACACTGGTGTCCACACCATGATGGTTTTAAAACAAGCATGTTTATTATCTGACAAACTGACCGTTCGTTTTGCTAGTTTATGCCATGATCTGGGTAAAGGGCTAACTCCACAAGATCAATGGCCACACCACTATGGGCATGAAAAACTCGGATTAAAACCCATCAAACAATTATGTGAAAGACTTCGTGTCCCCAATGATTGTAAAGAGCTCGCCCTATTAAATAGTGAGTTTCACACTCATGTCCATAAGGCTTTCGAACTTAGGGCAGATACAACTATTAAGCTGTTTGACCGGTTAGATGCTTGGCGAAAAGAAGATAGGTTCTATGATTTTTTAACTTGTTGTATCGCTGATATGCGAGGCAGAACAGGTTTTGAGGAGGCTGAATACCCACAGGCTGAATTGTTAAAAACCCTGTACCAGCACGCAGCTTCAATTAATACCAAAGATATCGTAGCGCAAGGTTATAAAGGCCAAGAGATCAGAACTCGTCTAACCGAGTTGCGAATTGCTGCCGTTAAAGAAAAAAAGGCCTCCCAAAACTGA
- a CDS encoding ExeA family protein has protein sequence MYLDYFQLKAEPFNIAPNPNLMYPSQRHQEAIAYLRYGLRGNGGFVMLTGEVGTGKTMVSRAVLTDLPDDMHVAYVLNPTLNRIQLLQTVCDAFQISVADEQDHKKLSDALQTFLVESHQRGESCLLVVDEAQLLDADALEQLRLFTNIETNDKKLLQIILIGQPELQEKLAQRELRQLAQRITARYHLLPLNEQETTEYINHRIRAVGAPRPLFEKKAIKAIYKHASGTPRLINLLADRSLMGAFAQGAPLVSAKVVKQAAKEIIGVEQAQSRWSWLPFVN, from the coding sequence ATGTATCTAGATTACTTTCAGCTCAAGGCGGAGCCGTTTAATATAGCACCGAACCCCAATCTAATGTACCCAAGTCAACGCCACCAAGAAGCAATTGCTTATTTGCGTTATGGACTGCGTGGTAATGGTGGTTTTGTGATGTTGACTGGTGAAGTGGGGACAGGGAAAACCATGGTAAGTCGTGCTGTATTGACCGATTTACCTGACGATATGCATGTTGCTTATGTATTAAACCCAACATTGAATCGAATTCAACTGCTCCAGACTGTATGTGATGCATTTCAAATTTCTGTAGCCGATGAGCAAGATCACAAAAAATTATCAGATGCATTGCAAACTTTTTTGGTCGAGAGCCATCAAAGAGGTGAGAGTTGTTTGTTAGTCGTTGATGAAGCTCAGTTGTTAGATGCCGACGCGCTCGAACAGTTGAGGTTGTTTACTAATATCGAAACCAATGACAAAAAGCTGTTACAAATTATCTTGATTGGTCAGCCTGAACTACAAGAAAAACTGGCGCAAAGAGAGTTGAGGCAGCTGGCACAGCGCATTACTGCTCGATATCATTTGTTGCCGTTGAATGAGCAAGAAACGACTGAGTATATCAACCACAGGATCAGAGCAGTTGGCGCACCACGTCCATTGTTTGAGAAAAAAGCGATAAAGGCGATTTATAAACACGCCTCTGGAACACCGAGACTTATAAATTTGTTGGCAGATCGTTCGTTAATGGGCGCCTTTGCACAGGGCGCGCCATTGGTTTCGGCAAAAGTCGTAAAACAAGCTGCTAAAGAGATAATAGGTGTTGAACAAGCACAGTCTCGTTGGTCTTGGCTCCCGTTTGTTAATTAA
- a CDS encoding general secretion pathway protein GspB, translated as MSFLYKALLKEQQKDQQNEQQKEPQKISTAAPHSQWENETTPSGFVNGNTASFDAYQAQGSHQHSNSGWSVGAWVVIALLLLVVGGLSGYIAGNVFGLSSNNSVNNTQVPQTIQPVPTQSELLSNQAQANDNSEIQQPAPKKEVEADYEFKQGKLTEVNTNQPTAESLPTDTSVVKSEEPIAKNIAENIEPIRIEEMIPSTSIDEVPDELKAAFEQAVADLDAAQQDPLADFDRGIQVETDSTLTDINDLSNQERAVLPQIFYQMHIFASEPSQRWIKVNDKTLHEGEYLTKNLKLVEIRQDVVVWETTYRRFSQVALQDYK; from the coding sequence TTGAGTTTTTTATATAAAGCATTGCTGAAAGAGCAACAAAAAGATCAGCAAAATGAACAACAAAAAGAACCGCAAAAAATCAGTACAGCTGCGCCTCATTCTCAATGGGAAAATGAGACTACCCCGTCAGGTTTTGTTAATGGAAACACTGCCTCTTTTGACGCTTATCAAGCCCAAGGTAGCCATCAACACTCAAATAGTGGCTGGTCCGTAGGAGCTTGGGTCGTTATTGCCTTGCTGTTATTGGTCGTCGGTGGACTCTCAGGCTATATTGCTGGGAACGTATTTGGCCTTAGCAGTAACAATTCGGTTAATAACACGCAGGTACCTCAAACAATTCAGCCTGTACCGACTCAATCAGAATTACTTTCAAATCAAGCACAAGCTAACGACAACTCAGAGATTCAGCAGCCAGCCCCAAAAAAAGAAGTTGAGGCTGATTATGAGTTTAAGCAGGGCAAATTAACCGAAGTAAATACAAATCAACCAACGGCAGAGAGTCTACCGACTGATACGTCGGTTGTTAAAAGCGAAGAGCCGATTGCAAAAAACATTGCAGAAAACATTGAACCAATTCGCATAGAAGAAATGATCCCTTCCACATCCATTGATGAAGTGCCGGATGAGTTGAAAGCCGCATTTGAACAAGCTGTCGCAGATCTTGATGCGGCACAACAAGATCCTCTCGCAGATTTTGACCGTGGTATTCAGGTTGAAACTGACTCAACGTTGACCGACATTAACGACTTATCTAATCAAGAACGCGCGGTATTACCGCAGATTTTTTATCAGATGCATATTTTTGCGTCAGAACCTTCACAGCGTTGGATTAAAGTAAACGACAAAACCCTTCACGAGGGTGAGTACCTGACTAAAAATCTAAAGTTAGTCGAAATACGTCAAGACGTGGTGGTTTGGGAAACCACATATCGTCGCTTTAGCCAAGTTGCCCTGCAAGATTATAAGTAA
- a CDS encoding HD-GYP domain-containing protein — protein sequence MSEGLQRIPITKLKPGQYVVDISQQLGHIKVASSGRVKSQHDINEMIAKGIVAVTVDLGEENQHVEEDNFAFQDTFGQVKFAIEIESAKEATTKLTEVLTDSFNKIRTNDLFDVNALHFAAMEFIASIYRNMAPALAIVRTTYYPDFQVGHALRCAAYFAAMLRKMKWSPQEAQNWVMGALLHDIGKLSMDAGIQNPNNKEITPKQRAENEFVVSEHVKRGVEIATTVGSLTKDTLQVIEMHHERLDGSGYPSGAKLTDLNDAMRIFCIVNEFDVLTRVAAGGKPLGVLQAYRKLMKLDKEFDNDMLQRFIHNIGVYPPGTLVLLKSGKVGLVLDNSGNHLRPNIKLIYNANMAHHIKPKIYDLSVQLNEEIEGVYYGNKRGIFAENYL from the coding sequence ATGAGCGAAGGTCTTCAACGCATACCTATTACCAAACTAAAACCCGGTCAGTACGTAGTCGACATATCTCAGCAACTAGGACACATTAAGGTGGCAAGCTCAGGGCGGGTCAAAAGCCAGCATGACATCAACGAAATGATCGCCAAAGGCATCGTTGCTGTCACTGTCGATTTGGGCGAAGAAAACCAACACGTCGAAGAAGATAACTTTGCGTTTCAAGATACCTTTGGCCAAGTAAAATTTGCAATCGAAATAGAAAGCGCCAAAGAGGCGACGACGAAGCTAACGGAAGTTTTAACGGATAGTTTTAATAAAATCCGTACCAATGACCTTTTTGATGTGAATGCACTTCACTTTGCTGCGATGGAATTTATTGCCTCTATTTATCGTAATATGGCACCGGCTTTGGCCATTGTGCGCACGACCTATTATCCTGATTTTCAAGTCGGCCACGCGCTGCGATGTGCCGCTTATTTTGCGGCGATGCTCAGAAAAATGAAATGGTCACCGCAAGAAGCACAAAACTGGGTAATGGGCGCCCTGCTCCATGACATCGGTAAGTTGAGCATGGATGCAGGCATTCAAAACCCCAACAACAAAGAGATAACACCTAAACAAAGAGCTGAAAATGAATTTGTAGTTTCCGAACACGTAAAACGTGGTGTTGAGATTGCAACTACCGTCGGCAGCCTTACTAAAGATACTCTGCAAGTCATCGAAATGCATCACGAGCGTCTAGACGGAAGTGGTTATCCTTCTGGCGCTAAACTCACAGACTTAAATGACGCTATGCGTATATTTTGTATCGTTAATGAGTTTGATGTTCTGACCCGAGTCGCAGCCGGAGGAAAGCCTTTGGGTGTGTTGCAAGCATATCGCAAACTCATGAAGCTAGATAAAGAGTTTGATAACGACATGCTACAACGTTTTATCCACAATATCGGCGTTTACCCTCCGGGCACTTTGGTATTGTTGAAAAGTGGTAAAGTAGGATTAGTTTTGGATAACTCTGGCAACCATCTAAGGCCAAATATCAAACTCATTTACAACGCTAATATGGCTCACCATATAAAACCGAAGATTTATGACTTGAGTGTCCAACTCAATGAAGAAATTGAGGGCGTTTATTACGGTAATAAACGCGGTATTTTTGCTGAAAACTACTTATAA
- a CDS encoding HD-GYP domain-containing protein: MLMLKEYSVSDLKPGMFIADVTVQKGSFSVKNGGFVRSQSAINNLTTKGVQKVLVDLAKSELEQEPEAPVETQVTENENQRAAKFSQEIGKAKKLYNQAKSLQRQALKNMQAGRPVDTDGMKDIADGFIDSIFRNQDALACMTRMRQKDDYLMEHSINVSIIMTIFAKHLQIEQDIIHQLATGALLHDLGKINIPDEILHKPGRLTDEEMVIMRQHVTLGYDIIKESEGLTPIMLEVVGDHHERLDGSGYPNNKSAEDLSMYARMISICDTYDAITASRVYQNARTPIMAFKILRKESGTAFDANLVAEFINCMGVHPVGTLIQTKSNKLGIVKKSNFVNPLCPVVQVFYSINSKSYIPSKMIDLGAPGIDDEIAQSVKPEDFGIDFNKIMQELLIDS; the protein is encoded by the coding sequence ATGCTCATGTTAAAAGAATACTCAGTAAGCGACCTGAAACCGGGAATGTTTATCGCTGATGTTACTGTTCAAAAAGGAAGTTTTTCTGTTAAAAACGGTGGATTTGTGCGTTCACAAAGCGCCATAAACAACCTAACAACCAAAGGGGTTCAGAAAGTCCTAGTTGACTTAGCCAAGAGTGAACTCGAGCAAGAGCCTGAAGCTCCTGTCGAAACCCAAGTTACCGAAAACGAAAATCAGCGCGCAGCAAAATTCAGTCAAGAGATCGGCAAAGCCAAAAAGCTTTATAACCAAGCAAAAAGTCTTCAGCGTCAGGCCTTAAAAAACATGCAAGCAGGTCGCCCAGTCGACACTGATGGAATGAAAGACATTGCCGACGGTTTCATTGATTCTATATTCAGAAACCAAGATGCATTAGCCTGTATGACCAGAATGCGTCAAAAAGATGATTACTTGATGGAGCACTCCATCAATGTTTCGATCATTATGACTATTTTCGCAAAGCACCTACAAATTGAACAAGACATCATTCATCAATTAGCGACAGGTGCCCTGTTACACGATTTAGGCAAAATTAACATCCCCGATGAAATCCTTCACAAGCCAGGGCGTTTAACCGATGAAGAAATGGTGATCATGCGCCAACACGTGACCTTGGGTTATGACATTATCAAGGAATCAGAAGGCCTAACTCCAATCATGTTAGAGGTAGTGGGTGATCACCACGAACGCTTAGATGGCTCAGGATACCCTAATAATAAGTCAGCCGAAGACTTGAGCATGTATGCTCGGATGATCAGCATTTGTGATACATATGATGCCATCACTGCATCTCGAGTTTATCAAAATGCACGAACTCCTATCATGGCATTCAAGATCTTGCGAAAAGAGAGTGGTACCGCTTTTGATGCCAACTTAGTTGCAGAGTTTATCAACTGTATGGGTGTTCACCCTGTTGGAACACTAATCCAAACGAAGAGTAACAAGCTAGGCATTGTCAAAAAGTCCAACTTCGTCAATCCACTATGTCCAGTTGTGCAAGTATTTTACAGTATCAATAGTAAGTCCTATATTCCTTCTAAGATGATCGATTTAGGGGCTCCTGGTATCGATGACGAAATAGCCCAAAGTGTAAAACCAGAGGACTTTGGCATCGATTTTAACAAGATCATGCAAGAGTTATTAATAGATAGCTAA
- the hisS gene encoding histidine--tRNA ligase, translated as MSKPIQAIRGMNDILPSETAQWQQVEAVLRQTVASYGYSEIRFPIVEFTDLFKRSVGEVTDIVEKEMYTFEDRNGDSLSLRPEGTAVCVRAANQGALLYNQQQRLWYMGPMFRHERPQKGRYRQFHQFGVESYGFAGPDMDAEVIMLSARLWEAFGITEHLRLEINSLGTNEARAEYTVALVAFLEQHKDKLDEDSQRRLGTNPLRILDSKNPDVQALLESAPKLSEHLDEESVQMFEELKARLDAAGIKYVVNERLVRGLDYYNRTVFEWVTESLGSQGTVLAGGRYDGLVEQLGGKATPAVGFAMGIERFVLLLQTLDILKEPTSDADVYLVAAGKAAELKAVEIAEQLRHSAPSLRVVNHCGGGNFKKQMKRADKLGAQVALILGEDEVNNQQVTVKNLKVHGEQQTVAWADVASAVTAIID; from the coding sequence GTGTCAAAACCGATCCAAGCTATTCGTGGAATGAATGATATTCTGCCAAGTGAAACTGCTCAATGGCAGCAAGTAGAAGCTGTATTGCGTCAAACTGTAGCGAGTTATGGCTATTCTGAAATTCGTTTTCCCATTGTTGAGTTCACGGATCTGTTTAAACGCTCGGTTGGTGAAGTAACTGATATCGTTGAAAAAGAAATGTACACCTTTGAAGACCGCAACGGTGACTCACTAAGTTTACGTCCCGAAGGTACAGCGGTATGTGTGCGAGCAGCTAACCAAGGCGCGTTATTATACAACCAGCAACAACGCCTGTGGTATATGGGACCAATGTTCCGTCACGAGCGTCCTCAAAAAGGTCGTTATCGTCAATTCCATCAGTTTGGAGTTGAGTCTTATGGCTTTGCTGGCCCAGATATGGATGCCGAAGTTATCATGTTGTCGGCGCGACTTTGGGAAGCGTTTGGTATCACTGAACACTTGCGTCTTGAAATCAACTCGCTAGGCACAAATGAAGCACGCGCAGAATACACGGTTGCACTTGTGGCGTTTTTGGAGCAGCACAAAGACAAGTTAGATGAAGACTCGCAACGTCGTTTAGGCACAAATCCATTACGAATTTTAGATAGCAAAAATCCAGACGTTCAAGCGTTGTTAGAGAGCGCTCCTAAGTTATCTGAACATTTAGATGAAGAGTCAGTGCAAATGTTCGAGGAGCTAAAAGCTCGATTAGACGCTGCCGGAATTAAATACGTTGTAAACGAGCGCCTTGTTCGTGGTCTTGACTATTACAACCGTACGGTATTTGAGTGGGTCACAGAAAGCTTAGGCTCCCAAGGTACTGTTTTAGCGGGTGGACGATATGACGGATTAGTAGAACAACTCGGTGGCAAAGCGACGCCTGCAGTGGGTTTTGCTATGGGTATCGAACGTTTTGTACTCTTGTTACAAACTTTAGATATTTTAAAGGAACCAACGTCTGATGCGGATGTCTACCTTGTAGCCGCTGGTAAGGCTGCTGAACTAAAAGCAGTTGAAATTGCCGAGCAATTGCGACATTCTGCGCCTTCACTCAGAGTTGTAAACCACTGCGGTGGTGGCAACTTCAAAAAACAAATGAAGCGCGCTGACAAGTTAGGCGCTCAAGTTGCGTTGATTTTAGGTGAAGACGAAGTCAACAACCAACAAGTGACCGTTAAGAATTTGAAAGTACATGGTGAACAACAAACCGTGGCTTGGGCTGACGTTGCAAGTGCAGTGACAGCAATCATTGATTAA
- a CDS encoding YfgM family protein — protein sequence MEIYSTEEQQEEAIKKFFKENGLQIFLGAALGLGGFMGWKSYVASQLEAQEAASVEYDKFVESATAETAQLESINTELNAFVTAHGETGYGIFANLIAAKKAAEAGDLKAAESRLVAAEKATTEPSLNALINTRLARVQTGLGNYDEALATLNAITESGFEANVAELKGDVYVAQGLADKARQAYQLAADKGGLEGNNVLKMKLQDLAQPVSTAS from the coding sequence ATGGAAATTTACTCAACAGAAGAACAACAAGAAGAAGCAATCAAAAAGTTTTTTAAAGAAAACGGCCTACAAATCTTTTTAGGTGCAGCTTTGGGTCTAGGTGGCTTTATGGGCTGGAAATCTTACGTAGCTAGCCAGCTTGAGGCTCAAGAAGCAGCCTCTGTTGAGTACGACAAGTTTGTTGAATCAGCAACTGCAGAAACAGCGCAACTTGAGTCAATAAACACTGAGTTAAACGCGTTTGTAACGGCTCATGGTGAAACGGGTTACGGTATTTTTGCTAATCTAATCGCAGCAAAAAAAGCGGCCGAAGCAGGTGATTTGAAAGCGGCTGAGTCACGTTTAGTTGCGGCAGAAAAAGCAACTACTGAGCCAAGCTTAAATGCGCTTATCAATACTCGTCTTGCCCGTGTTCAAACTGGTTTAGGCAACTATGACGAAGCCTTGGCAACATTGAACGCCATCACCGAATCTGGTTTCGAAGCGAACGTAGCTGAGCTAAAAGGTGACGTATACGTGGCACAAGGCTTAGCCGATAAAGCTCGCCAAGCATACCAACTAGCTGCCGACAAAGGTGGTTTAGAGGGTAACAACGTACTAAAGATGAAACTTCAAGATCTTGCTCAACCTGTGAGTACTGCAAGCTAA
- the bamB gene encoding outer membrane protein assembly factor BamB: MRFSELSQQTRKLAKLALVSALSVAVLAGCESNDENEATRIAELEPINIKRHVEVEWREQAGDGVDNYFSNLTPVIAGDVIYAASRDGEVFAYNKLTGDEIWSTDTRDNPPSLWTTITLENVPGNKLSGGITAAYNNLYIGSENGFVIALSQETGDVLWRQNVRGEVVAAPAYGEGWIAVTTTAGVVTMLHPDTGEVRWEVETDVPALSLRGTSSPSVANGGVLVGTATGKVTVIIAEQGIAAWDAEVATVDGATELERLVDADSQPIIVGPDVYAIAYNGNLAAIDYRTGRIKWKREYSSYRNLSYESGTLYLTNDKGYVSAINASAGSELWSNTDFYNRRLTQPVVYKDTIVVGDFEGYFHFLDKQTGEVVSRYKLDDIDYSAYHWFVSWFTSEDRRAYAAPVVDGELLYVQTRDGELTALRLP; encoded by the coding sequence ATGCGTTTTTCAGAGTTAAGCCAGCAGACTCGTAAGCTGGCCAAATTAGCCCTTGTTTCGGCCCTGTCTGTGGCTGTACTAGCTGGTTGTGAGTCGAACGACGAGAACGAAGCAACTCGAATTGCTGAGTTAGAACCAATTAATATCAAGCGCCACGTCGAAGTAGAGTGGCGCGAGCAGGCTGGTGACGGTGTAGACAACTACTTCTCGAACCTAACGCCAGTTATCGCCGGTGACGTTATTTATGCGGCAAGCCGTGATGGTGAAGTGTTTGCATACAACAAGCTTACAGGTGACGAGATTTGGTCAACGGACACACGTGATAATCCTCCTAGTTTATGGACGACCATTACGCTAGAAAACGTTCCTGGTAATAAGTTGAGTGGTGGTATCACTGCCGCCTATAACAACCTTTATATCGGCTCGGAAAATGGCTTTGTCATTGCACTATCACAAGAAACGGGTGACGTATTATGGCGTCAAAACGTTCGCGGTGAAGTTGTTGCAGCACCTGCCTATGGTGAAGGTTGGATTGCAGTAACAACGACAGCGGGTGTCGTAACCATGTTACACCCAGATACGGGTGAAGTTCGGTGGGAAGTTGAAACTGATGTTCCTGCCTTGTCGTTGCGTGGTACTTCATCTCCGTCAGTAGCAAACGGTGGTGTTTTGGTTGGTACTGCGACAGGTAAAGTAACCGTTATTATCGCTGAGCAGGGCATTGCGGCTTGGGATGCTGAAGTTGCTACGGTTGATGGTGCTACTGAGTTGGAAAGACTTGTAGATGCAGACTCTCAACCAATCATTGTTGGCCCTGATGTATATGCAATTGCTTACAATGGTAACTTAGCCGCGATTGATTATCGCACTGGCCGTATTAAGTGGAAGCGTGAATATTCTTCATACCGCAACTTATCTTATGAGTCAGGCACGTTATACCTGACAAACGATAAAGGATACGTATCGGCAATCAACGCATCTGCTGGTAGTGAGTTATGGTCGAATACGGACTTTTATAACCGTCGTCTAACTCAACCTGTTGTGTATAAAGACACAATCGTGGTTGGTGACTTTGAAGGTTATTTCCACTTTTTAGACAAACAAACAGGTGAAGTCGTTTCGCGTTATAAACTAGACGACATTGATTATTCTGCATATCACTGGTTTGTTAGTTGGTTCACTAGTGAAGACCGTCGTGCTTATGCAGCACCGGTTGTAGATGGTGAGCTACTTTACGTTCAGACGCGAGATGGCGAATTAACCGCTTTACGTCTACCGTAA